The genomic interval CCTCGTTTACAGCGCTCCCGGACAATTGGGACTCCCGGTGCCGATGATCGTCGGGCGTGTCAAGGAAATCGTCGAGGACCCGTCGCGCCGATTGGTAGCGGATGTGGTCGTCGAGCCGCCGATCAAAGTGGACGACATTCGCACCGTGAGTATCATCCCCCTCATCCGGATGGATGTCGCAATGGATTGATGAGAAAGGCTGAAGGTCGCGCGCCACACGCCAAACCCTTCGCGGGTGGGTGGTTCGAACCCCCATCGCAGCGTCACAAATGCCACGGATTATCATGGATCAGGATTTCGAGTCGATAGAGAATGCAGCATTCGGCGATGAAGACGGCGAAAGACGCCCGCGCCGCCCGAAACTGGACATCCTCCATACTGACGAGGATTTTTTTGCAATCGACAAGCCCGCCGGCGTTTTCTTCGAAGGCGGCTTCTTGGATGACTCGAGCGTCGTCGATTTGCTCTCAGCCAGATTCGGCGACGATCCCGCGAAGCTCTTCCCGGTTTATTCCGTCGAACCGGATGTCTCCGGTGTCATGATTGTTGCGCGACGCGAGGCCGTGCGAGATGCGATGATCGATCAGTTTGACGCCGGTACAATGTCGGTCACATTTCTCGCGCTGGTTCGGGGTATGGTGAGATCCGAGTCCGGTACGCTGGATCGTCCGGTGACACTGCCCAAGAGCGGGCGGGTCCGAGTCGCACCTGAGCATGGCCAGCCGGCAAGAACGGATTGGCAAGTTCGGGACAGCTTCATCGGATTTGCGCTGCTTGAATGCCGGCCCCGAACGCGTCTTGAACAACAGGTCCGCGCGCAACTGCACGATGTCGGCTTGCCTCTGGCGGTCGATTCGCTTCATGGCGGGTCATCAAAGCTCATGCTCTCGGCCTTTAAGGCGGGCTATCGCAGGAGCCGCCGTCGCCCGGAGAAGCCATTGATCGAGCGAGCCAGTCTTCATGCCGCAACCGTGGAATTCAAGCATCCCACCACGGGCGCAAGGCTGCACTTCGAAGCGACAATGCCGAAGGATCTTAAGGCGGCGCTGCACCAGTTGGACCGTTTCGGCCGCATCGCCAAATAACACATCAACTAGTACATCGACGGATCAGCAGCTTGGTATCTGAATGCCACACTGATCCGCGACGGCCGTCAGGGTTTGGCCGATGCCGGCATGAATCACCAGGTCAGCGATCTCGTCGAACGGCGTCGGATCTCGATTGATAATTACAAGCCGCGCGCCGTGCTGGCGTGCGATCTGGGGCAATTCCGCCGCTGGATAAACCACCAGGCTCGATCCGATCGCCAACATCAGATCAGCATGCCTCGCGAACTGCCTCGCCTCCATCCAGACGCCGGGCAGCATTTCCTGTCCGAATGACACGGTCATCGACTTGAGCAAACCGCCGCACTCATCACAGCGAAAATCCGTTTCGCCGAGTTCACTCCGGCGCTGAATCACCTCGCAAGGCCATCGCTTGTCGCATTCGATACAGTGGACCTTCATGGCGGTGCCGTGAATTTCCAGAACGCGTCGGCTGCCCGCTCTTTGATGCAGCTCGTCTATATTCTGCGTCACCACGGCGCAAAGTGCGCCACCGGATTCCAGTGCCGCGAGGACGGCATGGCCTGCGTTGGGCTTGGCGGACAGAAACGACGGAACACTGAGCCGCCGCATTTCCCAGTATCGTTGGCG from Phycisphaerae bacterium carries:
- a CDS encoding NAD-dependent deacylase, which gives rise to MSVDATAIRLLSAWLMEARRGVAFTGAGISTESGIPDFRSPGGVWSKTTPVYFQDFLADPDERQRYWEMRRLSVPSFLSAKPNAGHAVLAALESGGALCAVVTQNIDELHQRAGSRRVLEIHGTAMKVHCIECDKRWPCEVIQRRSELGETDFRCDECGGLLKSMTVSFGQEMLPGVWMEARQFARHADLMLAIGSSLVVYPAAELPQIARQHGARLVIINRDPTPFDEIADLVIHAGIGQTLTAVADQCGIQIPSC